TCCACAATTTGATTTTATCCGTCAATCTTATCTGCATTTTTCCAAATCTTTAACCGATATGTTAGAGGTAGTGGAAGGCGTGCCAGAGTCGGTGCGTGAGCGGTTAAAGTTTACTTTTCGCCAAACCATTAATGCTTTGTCACCGACTAACTTCATCTGGAGTAATCCAGACGTCTTACAACGCACTATGGAAGAAAAAGGTGCGAATTTAGTTAAGGGTGTCGAATTATTTCAAGAAGACATGGCCGCCAGTGCCGATATGTTAAAGATTCGTATGACCCGCCAATCGGCATTCACCCTAGGTGAAAATTTGGCGGTCACCCCAGGCGATGTGATGTTTAAAAATGAAATTTTTGAACTCATTCAATATGCGCCTAGCACGAAAACCGTACATAAAACGCCGTTGTTGATTATTCCGCCCTTTATTAATAAATATTATATTCTTGACTTAACTGCACAAAACTCACTGGTGGCGTGGCTAAGAGATCAAGGACATACGGTATTTATTATGTCGTGGCGTAATCCTGGTAGCGAGCAGGCTAAAGTTAGTTTTTCTGATCTGGTTGAGTCTGGCACCATGGCCGCTTTGCAAGCCATTGATAAAGCCACTGGCGAGAAAGAAGTTAATGCCATTGGTTATTGTATTGGTGGCACTTTGTTAGCAGCGACTCAAGCGTTATATGCCGCCAAGAAAATAAAATCACCCGTTAAGAGTGCGACTTATCTCACGACGTTACTTGATTTTACTCAGCCTGGTGAAGTAGGGGTGTTTATTAATCCGCCAGTGATTAATGCCATGGAGCAAGTAAACCAAGCGCAAGGCTATTTTGATGGCCGACAAATGGCCGTTACTTTTAGTTTGTTGCGCGAAAATAGCTTGTACTGGAACTACTACATTGATAACTATCTGAAAGGCCAAGAACCTTCAGATTTTGATATCTTATACTGGAACAGTGATAGCACGAATTTAAGTGCTAACTGCGCTAACTTTTTACTGCGTGACTTATATCTTGATAACAGCTTGAGCCAAGCTAATGCAGTAAAAATAGGTGAGACTGCTATCGACTTAAGTCAGGTCGACACCCCTTGTTACTTCTTATCTACCAAAGAAGATCACATTGCGCTGTGGGATGCTACTTTTAAGGGCTCTCGATTACTTGGTGGCAATAAAACATTGGTGTTAGGTGAGTCAGGAC
This genomic window from Oceanisphaera avium contains:
- the phaC gene encoding class I poly(R)-hydroxyalkanoic acid synthase, which gives rise to MQQNTFNNHDPIGQFFNWNETMWSEMQKAKWGDNPVSRALSQVNSDDLQLFYQAISNNPVLLLDMQMQWWQGQLAICQNSMLKSLDSDSPSIVPDPPGERRFKHKAWKENPQFDFIRQSYLHFSKSLTDMLEVVEGVPESVRERLKFTFRQTINALSPTNFIWSNPDVLQRTMEEKGANLVKGVELFQEDMAASADMLKIRMTRQSAFTLGENLAVTPGDVMFKNEIFELIQYAPSTKTVHKTPLLIIPPFINKYYILDLTAQNSLVAWLRDQGHTVFIMSWRNPGSEQAKVSFSDLVESGTMAALQAIDKATGEKEVNAIGYCIGGTLLAATQALYAAKKIKSPVKSATYLTTLLDFTQPGEVGVFINPPVINAMEQVNQAQGYFDGRQMAVTFSLLRENSLYWNYYIDNYLKGQEPSDFDILYWNSDSTNLSANCANFLLRDLYLDNSLSQANAVKIGETAIDLSQVDTPCYFLSTKEDHIALWDATFKGSRLLGGNKTLVLGESGHVAGVVNPPSKNKYGYWLNEADFESQEQWLASAKREDGSWWPHWQQWVTPFLGEKAVPARTVGTSIMPAPGSYVTQTLPVTIAETA